TAGCGTTTGTAGCATTCACCACAACTATTCCAATATCTGCTTTCTTCAGCGCATGCGCATTATTCATGCCATCTTTAGTCATTCCGCACACATGCGTTTTTTCTTGTAGAATTCTCACAACTTCATACTTATGTTTAGGGAATACACCAACAAATCCATCAGCCTTTTCAATAAGCTCATCCATTGGGAGAACTTCGCTTTCATCTTTCTCACGTCCCAACAATGATGAAGAGGGGTACATGTTTGTTCCCATTCCTAGTCTACGACCTATCTCCTTTGGGATTACCAACCGATCACCTGTAATCATCTTAACACAAACCTCAGGGTTAAGCACCCTACGAATGGTTTTAGCACTATCATGTCTTGGAGGATCAAACAAGGGCAACAACCCACAAAATGTCTAAGGACCTCTAGGATTTTCCTTAGTTTGTTCTGGAACCTCCTGATATCCAACCCCAAGAGATCGCAAACCCCTTTCAGCAAACTTGTCAATAATGGCATGGACTTTTCTAacaatttcttctttctcttagCAGAGATTTAGAATCTATTCAGGAGCTCCTTTGCTGGCCCGAATCCAATTACCATTAGAGTCAATGTAAGTAATTGTAGTACGCTTGTCCACAAGATTGAAAGGCGGAAAATGCATTTCTGTGATGTTTGCAGGTGCCTCCTTTTCGAACTAGCATCAATAACTTTCCCTTGCAACCAAGTTATAGGCTTGGCATATTGGAATTAGTAGGCCATGTAGAAAAAAGAGCCAACTCTGTGGAGGCCTTATCCCACGTGCCCACCCATGAATATGTCCACGCGTCTATCCACGTGGCATTATCCTAACTGGGCCATGTGGCAATTCTTTATCACTACTCGGACAACCTTCAAGGCACTCGGGGGAACATTCTGTCCGGACCATTTGTGCCACTAAACGGCCTGCATCCTCTTGATAGCCTCAAATCTTCTTTGATATGCGAGGCCCTGGTTAGCTGACACCAGATTGACTGATGTGATCCTTCCCATCCTCAAGTCTACTTCAGTAGATAGACACGTCAAGTCTCAGGTCATCAGCAAGATTGACGAGACGACTAGCTACGTCATGACGCGCCGTCTGACACAACCCCCAGCCATCTTGTAAATATGATGATTGCCCTGTCACTACTGCGCAATCATCACTACAATGACCAGCTCAACACTATTGAGCCCCTCTCCACATTTGAACACTATAAAAACCCCATTGTAATAGAACATAGGAGGGGCATTGTAAGTCctattctctctttctctctctctctctctctctctctctctctctctctaagggTTTCCATTCTTCCTAACGTTTGACTTGGGCTTCAGAGGGTATGTCCGGACAACCCGTCCAGACATTTTTGTGCAGGCAAGCAGGAAGTCTAGATTCCATCATTTGAACGAGAGCTCTCACTGTCACCTCAGAGGGAGGAATCCATCCTCAGTTGACCTAGCCTCAACATTGGCGTTGTATGTGGGAATCCGATAAGAAAAATGTCAGCACCCTCAAGAAGTTAATGGTCAGCCATGGGTAGCGAAAACTACTTTGACTAGCGTGAAGTATGGAAAGACGTCAGCGAGAGAGTGAACGACAAGTGCAAGCCATGCTCTAGGAAACAAGGAGACTCAGGAAAGAGAACGAAGTGTTGCGAATTTAGGTGTCTTCATCAGGCCCTCCTCTTAGCCGACAGCTAAGGAGTCAGCGAACGAATTCCAAGCAAAACGATGAGGCAACATACCTTGGGAATGCAGAGTTTCCCTCTGATGAACAAGAAGTACAGCTTGAGGAAAGACCCCCACCAGCCTGTCACGTGCCACATGATGAAAGCTCTGACTCCACTCGCATCTTAGTGAAAAGGAGGCACGATAGGAAACTCAATTATCAGATGCGATGTGCTCAAGGCTAAGGCCTCATATGCTCTGTGTGGGGAAGCCACGTGTAGTGACAACCCAGGAGGCATATCCTGGCCCCTCAACTGCACCAATCATAGCGGACTGGCTCCCCCATCCGCCAGTACAACAACCAATGAGGGATCTAGTAAGCAGGGGTCTCCCTGATTCTGTTAGTAGGCGAccggatgacatgctctccacgccttttaACCCCCACATCATCAACTACGAGCCCCTAAAAGGGTTCATGGTTCCAAAATTCTCTACATATGATGGAACCAACAATCTATTTGACCATGTCATGCACTATAGGCAActcatgacccttgacataGGGAATGACATGCTACTGTGCAAGGTCTTTCCAACCATCCTCCAAGGCCAGACTCTTTCGTGGTTCCACCGCCTCTCGATGAATTCCATGAATAACTTTTGAGATTTATCGGAGGCCTTTGTGGGACAATATCTGTGCTCAACACGGCATAAGAAAAACACCAGTAccctgcaaaacataaaaatacagGAAAATGAATCATTGCAAGAATCTGTAAAGCGGTTTAGGCAAGCTGTACTCCAAGTGGAATCCTACAGCATGGATGTTGTCCTACAAATCTTTAAAAGGAGTATTTACCCAAGTACACCCTTATTTGAATCTCTCGCCAAGAAGCTTCCAACGACTATGAATGATTTGTTCAAACAAGCAAACAAATACTCTATGCTCAAGGATGACGTTCGCACAACTACTTAACAGGTCATGGTCACCAATCGACCTGCCAAAAACGACTCAACCAAGAGCTCCAAAACCATGAGCCAACGAAGACAATCGAGTAAGGGGCAAGAATGATAGCAGCAGTCAAACCAATCCAACCTCACACCCCTCAACATTTCATACGAGAAGCTCCTCCCTGTGATCCGCGAGCTATTTAATTTCAGATGGCTAGAGCCAATAAAGACGGATTCGGCTAAGAGGGACCGGAATAGAAAGTGTGTCTATCATAAAGAACATAGTCACACCATGAAACAATGTAGAAGCCTCCACTACTTGGtggaaaaattaataagattcGAACATCTGAAATAGTACGTCAGCTTGGAAGAAAAACGTGGGGAGGTAGCCCAGAATCTGACCACCACAACGCCCACAACTTCAGCGGCTCCTAGAGCCATAATCAACTACATTCATGGGGGACCCATTGATGAGGAATACAACTTTAAATGGAAGAGGTAAAGGTTACTTCGAGCCACCTCTGTATGAGAACGAGTTAGTTCCATCCAACCCGAATTGGCTAATGGGGGCATGCGCCCAATAGATGAGGTAATCACCTTTCCCCCAATAGACCCCAATCGGGTGTTACAGCCACATCAAGACGCCCTCATTCTAACACTAGGGATTAATGATTTCGATGTAAGACGGATTTTGGTTGATCCAGGCAGTTCAGCTAACCTGTTACAGTTGTTTGCATTTAAACAGATGGGGTTCCCATCACCAGCTCTAGAAAATCCTAGGCGAATACTGTTAGGATTCAATGGAGTTTCTACCACATCTCTGGGTGATGTCGTGTTACCTGTCCAAGCCGGGCCAGTTATCCTGAACGTACAATTTTTTATGGTTGAAGACTTGTCCCTGTTCAATGCCATCATGGGGCGCACATGGCTACATGACATGAAGGTCATTCCCTCTACATATCACTAAATGGTGAGTTACCTAACCGAAGATAGATAGATCAACCTCTATGGAAGCCAGTTGGCAGCACGCTAGTGTTATCAGGTAGCACGCGAGTTCGGGTCCATCAATGATAACGAACCACCCACAAAACCAATGGGTGCAACGGAACAATAGCAATTACAAAGCTCAATGGAGAGAAATCTGTTGGCGACTGACCTCTTACAGTCCATACATTTCTCAGAGGAAAGTGATCACTTTACCTATGCTAGCTAATTGTAGAAAAAATAGAACTAAAATTTTTGCAACcctcttttcaaatttccaatcacTATTCTTATCTTTCCTAATTCATTTTCTATATTCccaaaaaatctaat
The sequence above is drawn from the Vitis riparia cultivar Riparia Gloire de Montpellier isolate 1030 chromosome 15, EGFV_Vit.rip_1.0, whole genome shotgun sequence genome and encodes:
- the LOC117931907 gene encoding uncharacterized protein LOC117931907; protein product: MRPIDEVITFPPIDPNRVLQPHQDALILTLGINDFDVRRILVDPGSSANLLQLFAFKQMGFPSPALENPRRILLGFNGVSTTSLGDVVLPVQAGPVILNVQFFMVEDLSLFNAIMGRTWLHDMKVIPSTYH